The sequence below is a genomic window from Mytilus edulis chromosome 2, xbMytEdul2.2, whole genome shotgun sequence.
CAGGATTTGTTTGAGTCAGCTCTTGAATGTCAATCTGCCTCCTCACTACAACCTCTAACACCTCCTTCACCTCAGTCACCATCAGTTCTTTCAGGGTTTATTGGTAACCAGGGAGTACCAATTGTGGTAAACCCAACTAGACCTGTGCTCAACAATGCTGTCCCCACAGCTGCTACAGCCACAAAGAAGAGAAAAGCAACAGCAGGAGATGTTCATGAGCTTCAGGTGAATATATAACAGTTAACTATGTCCTGTAGTATAATGTTTCCCCCATACTTTGTTGGCAATACATGTACAgctcttttttttcatatagttACTGGTAGTAATATTCAAAATTGATTGTTAAATTATGTTTTCCTTAACATCCAGGgacaaatgtttcatgcatattcaggacaatttTCCGATTTATATACTGTCTACACATATACAATTTAGTGCACTCCCACAGAGTGTCACACTGGGATTGAAGACTTACATTCACCTGTTTGTCCACTCCTCCCAATAAACCGATCAAATTCATATTTGGTCAGCAGATGAGTAATGACATGTGAGCACTTTCAAATTAGTCAGATGTTGCTTGATGTTGACACATGAATGCTGAGTACCCTTTTTAGTAACTCTTTTTAACTGACACAGACAAAGTAATGTTCTCTTAAATGGCGTCCAAGCAAACATTCAAAAAGTCCATTACCAATGATTACCTTTATTGCAAAATACGACCTTCCTTTACATATTGTTGAAGTATTTGGCCCTTTCCTTTTAATAAATTTTCGAAATTTTTTGTCACTGCCCATGATTGGTTTGCTATATCTCACATCATTTTTCTTGAAACGCATTGTATTCATTCAGCTGTACAGGAGCTTGTTATCTTTTTACTAATTAGTCATGTACAATTGTTGATAAATTCATATCATTAACATTTCTGTTTTGTTCAACAGGTTGTGTATTTTAGAGGGGAGATTGAAAAACAGAAGAAGGAAATGAGAAAGCTTGACTTGCAGATAGAACTGCTGGAAAGAATCAAGTCAAAGGAGTACCAGCCAATGTCGTTAGCTCAGTGTCTTGAGGCACTTGGTTCTACCAactaataaaaactaaattttttatcttcttatgttatattaatttaatgttattttcaaaagaaaaaaaaatgattatatttttcatataattatatgTTTGAATGAATAAAAGGAGGTCTTATATCATGTTGAACTTGGTAGGGAAAACGGTTGCCAATTTCTTTTCTTAGAGGATATAAAAAataaggtgtggtatgattgccaatgagacaactatccacaaaagaccaaaatgacacagacattaacatctagagaggtcaccgtacggccttcaacaatgagcaaagtccatactgcatagtcagctataaaaggccccgataagacactgtAAAACATTTCAGTTTGTAATGGTTGTGAATGTGGATTGTGTCAATGTCCACCATGTTAATATCgaatacatttgtaaatgaagTGATGTGTAAAATGGGAACCAAATAgttctgacaaaaaaaaaaatagaaactgtaATTGATTGGAGACATGAAAAGCATCGAAAGTCTGCCTGTGTCACTAGTGTGACTAGTTTGACTCCATGAGCAATAATTGAATCTTTAACTTTAAAACTTAAACACTTTTTGaataaagttttaatcttattaaaTCATTTCAATATCGAATCACGGAGATAATAAACCGCCGTTGCGTTGTTGAGGGCCATATATATGGTAACCAGAAGTTGCTTAAATCAAAGTATTTTGtactttggtgaatagttgtttCACTGGCAGGCACCCCATGTCTC
It includes:
- the LOC139510837 gene encoding uncharacterized protein, which translates into the protein MMVSSLGVAHRSAKECKDKWGNTKKEAKKIFSVKKRDHGKTGGGPQAKPVSVAVNRTIDLCKDSASFKGIGGVESCIIAGATEARFSEDSEMACTGSQDLFESALECQSASSLQPLTPPSPQSPSVLSGFIGNQGVPIVVNPTRPVLNNAVPTAATATKKRKATAGDVHELQVVYFRGEIEKQKKEMRKLDLQIELLERIKSKEYQPMSLAQCLEALGSTN